A stretch of Mya arenaria isolate MELC-2E11 chromosome 14, ASM2691426v1 DNA encodes these proteins:
- the LOC128216431 gene encoding heat shock 70 kDa protein 12B-like yields the protein MSLLVASIDFGTTYSGWGFSFRHEFESDPTKVSAKNWSGGQLVSQKGPTCVLICPDGKTLDEFGYKAENKYAEMALDKGHKQWYYFRRFKMKLFKQGGVGRKLMLEDETGQKSLPAKIVFSGAIRYLKNDLIKESEKRITGGGITDADINWVLTVPAIWNDAAKQFMREAAEEAGIAGDKLTIALEPEAASVFCRHLPLDTTASAITSLASFKAGTKYLVLDAGGGTVDITVHEVGGSGELKELYKASGGAWGGTKVDDAYEKFLVEITGPGVMGTFKENHMDDYIDLLRDFEIKKRDISTKKSGGKVILRMPVALVKTVKEVTGKTMKETIVGSVYGERIKHHGDKIQVDAEIVIELFDEPVTSILNHVSTLLNRSAVRGCNKIVMVGGFSESPILQERVQKRFSGMSVIVPNEAGLAVLKGAVIFGHSPTTIAERVCKLTYGYSTTHLYSETCSHPTGRRETDKNGDMRCYDIFKIRARAGEKVKLSQEGPESAATPVSASQKAVGFEIYASRNPNPSHTTEKGCSKIGKLRIPIDDTLLGKAREFGVRFIFGGTEIEVKVEDKADKRVFRKRVDFLG from the exons ATGTCTTTGCTTGTTGCTAGCATCGACTTTGGGACAACATATTCGGGCTGGGGATTTTCGTTCAGACATGAATTCGAAAGTGACCCTACAAAAGTATCTGCGAAAAACTGGTCAGGCGGACAACTCGTTTCACAGAAAG GACCTACATGCGTGTTGATTTGTCCTGATGGGAAAACGTTGGACGAGTTTGGCTACAAAGCAGAGAACAAGTATGCTGAAATGGCTCTGGACAAGGGTCACAAGCAGTGGTACTACTTTAGAAGATTTAAGATGAAGTTGTTTAAACAAGGG ggaGTTGGACGGAAACTCATGCTTGAGGACGAAACCGGACAGAAAAGTCTTCCAgctaaaattgtattttcgGGGGCAATTAGGTATTTGAAGAACGATTTGATTAAAGAATCCGAGAAAAGAATAACAGGAGGTGGAATCACCGATGCTGACATAAACTGGGTGCTTACAGTTCCTGCAATCTGGAATGATGCAGCCAAACAGTTCATGCGAGAGGCAGCTGAAGAA GCAGGAATTGCAGGCGACAAACTGACGATAGCACTTGAGCCTGAAGCAGCATCAGTGTTTTGTAGACATTTGCCTTTGGACACGACCGCTAGCGCAATCACATCTTTGGCCTCTTTCAAGGCGGGGACCAAGTATTTAGTGCTCGACGCGGGAG GGGGAACTGTAGACATAACGGTCCACGAGGTTGGTGGAAGTGGTGAGTTAAAGGAACTGTACAAGGCCAGCGGAGGAGCATGGGGCGGAACAAAGGTGGACGATGCATATGAAAAGTTCTTAGTTGAAATAACAG GACCTGGTGTAATGGGCACTTTCAAGGAAAATCACATGGACGACTATATTGACCTGTTGCGCGACTTTGAAATCAAGAAGAGAGATATATCTACGAAAAAGAGTGGCGGAAAAGTTATTCTTCGCATGCCGGTGGCATTGGTTAAAACCGTCAAGGAGGTCACTGGAAAAACAATGAAGGAAACCATTGTTGGGTCAGTGTACGGAGAGCGCATCAAGCATCATGGGGACAAAATCCAAGTTGACGCCGAAATAGTCATTGAGCTGTTTGACGAACCAGTTACCAGCATTCTAAACCACGTGTCCACTCTTTTAAACAGATCTGCTGTGCGTGGCTGCAACAAGATTGTCATGGTTGGTGGATTTTCAGAATCGCCAATATTGCAGGAACGAGTCCAGAAACGTTTTTCTGGAATGTCTGTCATCGTACCGAACGAAGCAGGGCTCGCTGTGTTGAAAGGCGCGGTGATATTCGGACACAGTCCGACTACTATCGCTGAAAGGGTTTGTAAGTTAACGTATGGGTATAGCACGACCCATCTTTACTCTGAGACATGTTCGCACCCAACAGGAAGACGTGAAACAGACAAGAATGGAGATATGAGATGCtacgatatatttaaaatacgGGCAAGGGCAGGCgaaaaagtaaaattatcaCAAGAGGGTCCAGAATCAGCAGCTACACCTGTTTCGGCATCTCAAAAGGCCGTTGGATTTGAAATCTACGCTAGCAGAAATCCTAATCCAAGTCATACGACTGAAAAGGGATGTTCAAAGATAGGCAAACTAAGAATACCAATCGACGACACTTTACTTGGAAAAGCTCGCGAATTTGGCGTTCGTTTCATATTTGGTGGAACTGAGATTGAGGTGAAAGTGGAAGACAAAGCAGATAAGCGAGTATTTCGAAAAAGAGTGGACTTCCTTGGATAA